The sequence tatTTTTCTCTCAGCTACTTCATTTTGTTGTGGGGTGTATGGACAGCTAGTTTGATGAATCATCTCATATTTGGCCAAATGTTGTTTAAAAGCATTgcttgtgtattctcctccaaTATATGATCTCAAAttttttatcttggcattgaaatggttagatacataattttgaaaatttatgaaagCTTCTaagaccctatctttagattgCATTAGTGTGATccaagtatattttgatttttcatctataaaagtcacaaaatacttatgatgctctctagataaacatgaggcagtccatacatcagagtgaatcaggttaaagcaattttcataaatagtacTTGATCTAGAGAAAACAGATttacaatgttttcctaagatacaagcctcacaatcactcTTAAAGgaaatactaggcaacatgatgttTAAAGCTCTACAAtggggatgtcctaatctagcatgccacaatacaTATTTAGGGAAATAAGAAATGGAATTTAAAGCATGGGATAAATCGGCAGCAAGCTTAGTATTTTCAAGCaagtacaagtctcccttggtGACACCGTTGCCAAGCAACCTACTagtttcaatatcctgaaagtagacatcattAGAAGTGAAAGTAACACTGCAATTCAAGTCATTAGTAGCTCTTTTAACTGATAACAAGTTTGAGGTGAAGctaggcatatagaaagctttagaatCTTTGTTAAACAACCTAAGATCACCTACTCCTTTAATTGGTACTCTTTCACCATTAGCTATTGTAACATCTCCTAAGGCAGagataatgtttttaatcaattttaaatcaCTTATCATGTGGTGACTAGCTCTTGAATCTATAACTAAAGGTTTTGCCAAATTACATTTAGTTATCCCATTCAAGGAAGTTCCACAAGCAATAGCATGTAAAGAGGTACCAAGTAAGTTACCAGAGTTACCCTTAAGGAGTTTGATGAGAGCCTCAATATCAGATCTCCTGATGGTCTCATCTTGAGTGTTCCTTAAGGCTGAGCCACTCCTGAAAGCTCCCCCTTTGTTCTCATAAGCTTCATTGGTCTGGCGCATGCTGCCTTGTATAGATGGCTCATCAATATCACCAGAGAAGTTTGTTTTGGCATCATTGTAACCTGTCCTGAACTTCTGTGGCTTGAGATGGGGGTGGTGTATGCAGCACTTGTCCTTTCCATGGTttttcttcttgcaatgatcacaaatcCACACCTTCTTGTCTTCAGCTTTTTAAGAGCTTTTGTTTGCTGCTCCatcagcttggtttgcaagcACCAGATCTTTCTTTCCTCCTCCAAAGAGACCAACTGAGCCTTGCTCCTTGTGAATCTCAGAGCATACCTCATCTTGAGAAGGTAGCTCATTATTACTTAGGATGTGCTTGATGAGGTCACCATAGCTTGGATGTAGGGTAAGCAGCAAAGCAAATACCTTGtctttctctctcctttgaTTAAGCACATCAGGATCAATAGTTGTTGGCCTGAGTATCTCAAGTTCAGCCCACAAGGATCTGAACTTctcaaaatgtttatcaaaattATTGTCCTCTTGACTAAGAGTATTGATAACTCTCTTGACTTCAAAGACTCTACTGATGTTGGAattgtttccatacaccttctgaAGTGTATCCCAtagctccttggaagtttcacaaTAGGGGTAACCTTCCTGAAGTGAGGGGTCAAGACTGTGCTGAAGAATGGACAACACCAACTGGTCCTCTTGACATTTCTTCTTGGCGCCAACATCAGCAAGAACAACctctttgccatcctctcctaggataATCTTCTTTTGTGGTCtgccttcttcaacaatctcccaaagCCTTCTGCCTCCAAGAGCTGTCTTAGCAAGCCTTGTCCAATGTAGATAGTTAGCTCCTTTAATAGTAACTGGAATCACCACCATTCTTGAGTTTTCTCCTAAATCCATCAAGAATCACAAGAACATAACTGGAAAAATTCAAGAACACTTCAAGAATAGAGGAGAGAGACTGGTGTGAATGATAAGAGATtttaaagagaaaagagaaataaaatcaGAGTAATTTGCGGAAGTGATTTAGGTTTCAAGAGCttgtagctctgataccatgtaaattTATGAGAATTAATGAGAATTTATGAGAATTATTTGAGAGATTTTGGTGAAGAACTAAGAGAGATATGTGAGGGaatccaagagagagagacaataaTATTTGAGGAACATTTTTCCCTAGATTGATTTAGTGTATACAATAGTTACATAAATAGATCTAGCAAGG comes from Brassica napus cultivar Da-Ae unplaced genomic scaffold, Da-Ae ScsIHWf_1229;HRSCAF=1756, whole genome shotgun sequence and encodes:
- the LOC125596540 gene encoding uncharacterized protein LOC125596540; translation: MVVIPVTIKGANYLHWTRLAKTALGGRRLWEIVEEGRPQKKIILGEDGKEVVLADVGAKKKCQEDQLVLSILQHSLDPSLQEGYPYCETSKELWDTLQKVYGNNSNISRVFEVKRVINTLSQEDNNFDKHFEKFRSLWAELEILRPTTIDPDVLNQRREKDKVFALLLTLHPSYGDLIKHILSNNELPSQDEVCSEIHKEQGSVGLFGGGKKDLKKNHGKDKCCIHHPHLKPQKFRTGYNDAKTNFSGDIDEPSIQGSMRQTNEAYENKGGAFRSGSALRNTQDETIRRSDIEALIKLLKGNSGDVTIANGERVPIKGVGDLRLFNKDSKAFYMPSFTSNLLSVKRATNDLNCSVTFTSNDVYFQDIETSRLLGNGVTKGDLIPTRILQDQSPYQENKEISWRIEAPGQCLLAILLTKRATNALFQRLGES